One genomic segment of Clostridium saccharoperbutylacetonicum N1-4(HMT) includes these proteins:
- a CDS encoding GntR family transcriptional regulator, translated as MNDNQPLYQKLYNSLYDKIVSGEYSEGEKLPTEKELAAQFNVSNITSKKALEMLADNGLITRVPGKGSFVMKYTEDKENIHKGEAHSPIIGVVLSDFSESYGTNLLSGIEQEATKNNCFIVPRRSYGNQDLENDAIDSLVDMGVDGIIVMPVHGEHYNPKILKLIIEGYPLVLMDCDLKGIPAAFVGTENVEAAKMAADYLLEQGHRKISFMSTNPKDTTTIEERIQGFIISHAEHGVKVDEALWETNLMSTLPGMDSDNNIEADCDKIKNLILDNPDITCVFVTEYNLALLVMRVLKSLNKKVPEDISILCFDGPYNSMGDYFFTHIRQKEKEIGSTAIQFVLKLLKGEVIEKTYLKAILVIGQSVKEIHD; from the coding sequence ATGAATGATAATCAGCCACTGTATCAAAAATTATACAATTCTTTATATGATAAAATTGTGAGTGGCGAATATTCTGAGGGAGAAAAATTGCCCACAGAAAAAGAACTCGCAGCACAATTTAATGTTAGTAATATTACAAGCAAAAAAGCACTTGAGATGCTTGCTGATAATGGATTAATAACACGAGTGCCAGGAAAAGGTTCTTTTGTTATGAAATATACTGAAGATAAAGAAAATATACATAAGGGAGAAGCACATTCACCAATTATTGGTGTTGTTCTTTCTGATTTTTCTGAGAGTTATGGAACGAATTTATTATCTGGAATTGAACAAGAAGCAACTAAAAACAACTGCTTTATAGTTCCAAGACGTTCCTATGGTAATCAGGATTTAGAAAATGATGCAATTGATTCACTGGTGGACATGGGGGTAGACGGAATAATTGTAATGCCAGTTCATGGAGAACATTATAATCCTAAAATACTGAAGCTTATAATTGAAGGATATCCACTTGTTTTAATGGATTGCGATTTAAAGGGTATTCCAGCAGCATTTGTTGGAACTGAAAATGTAGAGGCTGCAAAAATGGCAGCAGATTATCTTTTAGAACAGGGGCATAGAAAAATTAGCTTTATGTCTACTAATCCTAAAGATACTACGACTATAGAGGAGAGAATACAAGGTTTTATAATTAGTCATGCAGAACATGGCGTTAAAGTTGATGAAGCTCTATGGGAAACTAATTTAATGAGTACTTTACCAGGGATGGATAGTGATAATAATATCGAAGCAGATTGTGATAAAATCAAGAATTTAATTTTAGACAATCCAGATATAACTTGTGTATTTGTAACAGAATATAATTTAGCACTATTAGTAATGCGCGTTTTAAAATCGCTAAATAAAAAAGTGCCAGAAGATATATCTATACTTTGCTTTGATGGGCCATATAATAGCATGGGAGATTATTTTTTTACTCATATACGTCAAAAGGAAAAGGAGATTGGCAGTACAGCAATACAGTTTGTGCTTAAGCTTTTAAAAGGGGAAGTAATAGAGAAAACTTATCTTAAAGCTATACTCGTTATTGGTCAGTCAGTTAAAGAAATTCATGATTAA
- the larA gene encoding nickel-dependent lactate racemase, whose product MKEINMKYGQGEMKALIEEKNLLEVIESNVLRQDRTEAEIISEALLNPIDSKRLKDIVHEDERVCIVISDITRSWQKPHEFLYKIIEELNLGGVKDENIIFLCAQGTHRKQTKEEHEILLGEELSKRFEVYDHDCFDEENLVYLGDTSYGTPVKVNKIAVEADHVVITGAIVYHFLVGWSGGKKSILPGISSFKTISANHSLSLNEGLGSGTRDRVCSGNIIENPVHEDMMQAAAMLKPSFMFNVVMGPDGDIAGAVAGNYIAAHEAGRKLVDSIDGVNIKKKADIVIASAGGYPKDINLYQSIKTLINAKEAVVDGGTIIVLSECSEGIGEVKDIKDMILNFDNMLDREKDLREHYTISKFVGYFFCETGEKYKLILVSEIDPVLLKNTKVIVTKTLEEALETAYKDKAENLTISIMPHGATTLPKLV is encoded by the coding sequence ATGAAAGAAATTAATATGAAATACGGTCAAGGTGAGATGAAAGCTTTAATCGAAGAAAAAAATCTACTAGAAGTAATTGAAAGCAATGTATTAAGGCAAGATAGAACAGAAGCTGAAATTATTTCTGAAGCATTACTTAATCCAATTGATAGCAAAAGACTTAAAGATATAGTACATGAAGATGAAAGAGTTTGTATAGTAATTTCTGATATTACAAGAAGCTGGCAAAAGCCACATGAGTTTCTATATAAAATTATAGAAGAACTAAATTTAGGTGGAGTTAAAGATGAAAATATTATATTTCTATGTGCTCAAGGTACTCACAGAAAGCAAACAAAGGAAGAGCATGAAATACTTCTTGGGGAAGAATTGTCAAAAAGGTTTGAAGTATATGACCACGATTGTTTTGATGAAGAAAATCTTGTATATCTAGGTGATACAAGCTATGGAACGCCTGTAAAAGTAAATAAAATAGCTGTTGAGGCTGATCATGTAGTTATCACAGGAGCAATAGTTTATCATTTCCTTGTGGGCTGGTCAGGAGGAAAGAAATCAATACTTCCTGGCATATCCTCTTTTAAGACCATATCAGCAAATCACTCTCTTTCTTTGAATGAAGGTCTTGGAAGTGGGACAAGGGATCGTGTATGCTCAGGTAATATTATAGAAAATCCTGTACATGAAGATATGATGCAAGCAGCTGCTATGCTGAAGCCGTCCTTTATGTTTAATGTAGTAATGGGACCAGATGGAGATATAGCTGGTGCAGTTGCAGGAAATTATATAGCCGCTCATGAAGCCGGAAGAAAATTAGTAGATAGTATTGATGGAGTTAATATAAAAAAGAAAGCGGATATTGTTATTGCTAGTGCAGGAGGATATCCAAAGGATATAAATCTTTATCAATCCATAAAAACCTTAATAAATGCAAAAGAAGCAGTAGTAGATGGTGGAACTATTATAGTACTTAGTGAGTGTAGCGAAGGCATTGGGGAAGTTAAAGATATTAAGGATATGATATTGAATTTTGATAATATGTTAGATAGGGAAAAAGACCTTAGAGAACATTATACTATTTCAAAATTTGTTGGATACTTTTTCTGTGAGACTGGTGAAAAGTATAAACTAATTTTGGTTTCAGAAATTGATCCTGTTTTGCTAAAAAATACAAAAGTTATTGTAACTAAAACCTTGGAAGAGGCGCTTGAAACTGCTTATAAGGATAAAGCTGAAAATCTTACAATAAGTATTATGCCTCATGGAGCAACTACGCTTCCAAAACTAGTTTAA
- a CDS encoding glycoside hydrolase family 27 protein, whose translation MLLKNTFAQTPPMGWNSYDYYDTTVNEAQVKANAEYMAKYLKPHGYEYIIVDIQWSDPNAGTDRKNCQYINFSHFNIDEYSRQLPAENRFPSSKNGAGFKPLADYIHDLGLKFGIHIMRGIPRYAAHMPLKIKGTNVTADKIADPYSISKWNPDMYGVDYQKPGAQEYYNSIFELYAECGVDFVKVDDICNTNMYRENPYSAEKEIEMIHKAILNSGRNIVLSLSPGPAVIEKAWHLEKYANMWRITDDFWDNWILLKNMFERCEVWQNHVSTGCYPDCDMIPIGWLGKGFGLERYTSFTINEQITLMTLWCIFRSPLMVGAELTKLDSETLELLTNDEVLYLIANSHGAIQIERDDTHAIWFSKDNNDDSCYIALFNLSEISKTITVSLKDIGINSHAFIRDLWKHENLDSVENIVTANVPSHGAALYKLKFCQ comes from the coding sequence ATGTTACTAAAAAACACCTTTGCACAAACTCCACCAATGGGTTGGAATAGTTATGACTATTATGATACTACAGTTAATGAAGCTCAAGTTAAAGCTAATGCTGAATACATGGCAAAATACTTAAAACCGCATGGATATGAATATATTATTGTAGATATTCAATGGTCTGACCCTAACGCAGGTACTGACAGGAAAAATTGTCAATACATAAATTTCAGCCATTTTAATATAGATGAATATTCTAGGCAGCTCCCAGCTGAAAACAGATTCCCATCTTCAAAAAATGGTGCTGGCTTTAAGCCTCTTGCAGATTATATTCATGATTTAGGCTTAAAATTTGGTATTCACATTATGAGGGGAATTCCAAGATATGCTGCACATATGCCTTTAAAAATTAAAGGTACCAATGTAACTGCAGATAAAATTGCAGATCCGTATTCAATATCTAAATGGAATCCAGATATGTATGGCGTTGATTATCAAAAGCCTGGTGCTCAAGAATATTATAATTCTATTTTTGAATTATATGCTGAATGTGGTGTTGATTTTGTAAAGGTTGATGATATATGCAATACTAATATGTATAGGGAAAATCCTTATTCTGCTGAAAAAGAAATTGAAATGATTCATAAAGCTATATTAAATTCTGGAAGAAATATTGTCTTAAGCCTTTCACCCGGACCTGCTGTAATTGAAAAAGCTTGGCACTTAGAAAAGTATGCAAATATGTGGCGTATTACTGATGACTTTTGGGATAATTGGATTTTACTTAAAAATATGTTTGAACGTTGTGAAGTTTGGCAAAATCATGTATCAACTGGCTGCTATCCTGACTGTGACATGATTCCAATTGGATGGTTAGGTAAAGGTTTTGGTTTAGAACGCTATACTAGCTTTACTATAAATGAACAAATTACATTAATGACTCTATGGTGTATTTTTCGTTCTCCTTTAATGGTTGGAGCTGAATTAACAAAATTAGATTCAGAAACCTTAGAGCTATTAACAAATGATGAAGTACTTTATTTAATAGCAAATTCACATGGTGCAATTCAAATAGAACGTGATGATACACATGCTATATGGTTTAGTAAGGATAATAATGATGACAGTTGTTATATTGCTCTATTTAACTTATCAGAAATAAGTAAAACTATAACAGTTTCTTTAAAAGATATTGGAATTAATTCTCATGCTTTCATACGTGATTTATGGAAACATGAGAATTTGGATTCAGTTGAAAATATAGTTACTGCTAATGTTCCTTCACATGGTGCAGCACTATATAAGCTTAAATTTTGCCAATAA
- a CDS encoding TIM-barrel domain-containing protein, translated as MDFYSIEDGKLIFENNGETLQIEAWGENSLRVRSRMMGEILDTDFSLLPSSSNTKAKIEINKETQTATIKNGKITASIVNQSRWETSGRISFFNEKGELLLKEISSGGALKLQARAFKPIIGGDYKLTASFEGDAKEKIYGMGQYQQEIFDLKGSTIELAHRNSQASVPFLFSSKGYGFLWHNPAIGRVNFAKNRTEWFAESTKQLDYWITAGDSPAEIEKAYGKAVGTVPMMPEYGLGFWQCKLRYYNQEQLLNIAREYKKRKLPIDVIVIDFFHWPKQGDFRFEEEFFPDPKAMVEELKELGIELMVSVWPQIDRHSENYEEMQQKGYLIKAEKGANVAMMNWFPASIFFDATNPKARNYVWSKCKKNYYDYGIKIFWLDEAEPEYDVYDFDNYRYSLGPNVQIGNIYPQHYSKTFYEGMQAEGQENIVNLVRCAWSGSQRYGALVWSGDVHSSYEDFRKQIVAGLHMGIAGIPWWTTDIGGFVGGNPDDPKFRELLIRWFQWGAFCPVMRLHGDRASSTEVIKKDGSKALSTGGNNEVWSFGDEVYDISVKYMSLRETLRDYTRELMKEAHENGAPIMRPLFFEFQNDEIVWDIKDEYLYGADILVAPIIYEGATSRKVYLPKGSDWTDAHTGKLYNGGQTIEVDAPIDIIPVFLRDGKQEYLIGKI; from the coding sequence ATGGATTTTTATTCTATAGAAGATGGAAAGTTGATTTTTGAAAACAATGGGGAAACCTTACAAATTGAAGCTTGGGGAGAAAACAGTCTGCGTGTCAGATCACGAATGATGGGCGAAATACTAGACACGGATTTTTCATTATTACCTAGCAGCAGTAATACTAAAGCTAAAATAGAAATTAACAAAGAAACACAAACTGCTACCATAAAAAATGGTAAAATAACTGCAAGTATCGTTAATCAATCAAGATGGGAAACTTCGGGAAGGATTTCCTTTTTCAATGAAAAAGGTGAATTGTTATTGAAAGAAATTAGTAGTGGTGGAGCTTTAAAACTTCAAGCAAGAGCCTTTAAACCTATCATTGGAGGAGATTATAAGTTAACCGCTTCGTTTGAAGGAGATGCCAAGGAAAAAATATATGGAATGGGACAATATCAACAAGAAATTTTTGATTTGAAAGGTTCAACTATAGAATTAGCTCATCGTAACTCTCAAGCTAGTGTACCATTTTTATTTTCAAGTAAAGGATATGGCTTCCTATGGCATAATCCAGCTATTGGAAGAGTAAATTTTGCTAAAAACAGAACAGAATGGTTTGCAGAAAGTACTAAGCAATTAGATTATTGGATTACAGCAGGAGACTCACCAGCTGAAATAGAAAAGGCTTATGGAAAAGCTGTAGGTACAGTTCCAATGATGCCGGAATATGGTCTAGGCTTCTGGCAATGCAAATTGAGGTATTATAATCAGGAGCAGCTATTAAATATAGCAAGAGAATATAAGAAAAGAAAGCTTCCAATAGATGTTATTGTAATTGATTTTTTCCACTGGCCTAAACAAGGAGATTTTAGATTTGAGGAAGAATTTTTCCCAGATCCAAAAGCAATGGTAGAGGAATTAAAAGAATTAGGTATAGAATTAATGGTATCTGTATGGCCGCAAATTGATCGACATAGTGAAAATTATGAAGAAATGCAGCAAAAGGGATACTTAATTAAAGCTGAAAAGGGAGCTAATGTTGCTATGATGAATTGGTTCCCAGCAAGTATTTTTTTTGATGCGACAAATCCAAAAGCACGAAATTATGTATGGTCAAAATGTAAAAAGAACTATTATGATTATGGAATTAAGATATTTTGGTTAGATGAAGCAGAACCAGAATATGATGTATATGATTTTGATAACTATAGATATTCCTTAGGACCAAATGTTCAAATAGGTAATATTTATCCGCAACATTATTCTAAAACCTTTTATGAAGGAATGCAGGCAGAAGGACAAGAGAATATTGTTAATTTAGTTCGTTGTGCATGGTCAGGAAGTCAAAGATATGGAGCATTAGTATGGTCAGGAGATGTTCATTCTTCTTATGAAGATTTCAGAAAGCAAATTGTTGCAGGCTTGCATATGGGGATTGCAGGAATTCCTTGGTGGACAACAGACATTGGTGGTTTTGTTGGAGGAAATCCTGATGATCCTAAATTCAGAGAATTATTAATCAGATGGTTTCAATGGGGAGCCTTTTGTCCAGTAATGAGATTACATGGGGATCGAGCATCAAGCACTGAGGTAATTAAAAAAGACGGCAGTAAGGCATTGTCTACTGGTGGAAATAATGAGGTATGGAGCTTTGGAGATGAAGTATATGATATTTCAGTTAAATATATGAGCTTAAGAGAAACTTTAAGAGATTATACTAGAGAATTAATGAAAGAAGCCCATGAAAATGGGGCTCCAATTATGAGACCACTTTTCTTTGAATTCCAAAACGATGAAATTGTTTGGGACATTAAGGATGAGTATTTATATGGAGCTGATATATTAGTTGCTCCAATAATATATGAAGGAGCAACCTCTAGGAAGGTTTATCTTCCTAAAGGTTCTGATTGGACAGATGCACACACTGGAAAGCTTTATAATGGTGGTCAAACCATTGAAGTAGATGCACCAATAGATATTATTCCAGTTTTCTTACGAGATGGAAAGCAGGAATATCTTATTGGCAAAATTTAA
- a CDS encoding AraC family transcriptional regulator: protein MLGNKDLKSPNDLKENISHGDFLFSLAVHLTEHKIALDIMLYSHWHEELEILYIIEGSMLLQIDLQSFIVNKGDIIIIPPNLIHGASRCNNSPCKFYAIVFHPNLISSIINDTIQQNYLDPYFIKSNKKFLYINKSSWEYDKTFHYITAIIEAYYSKAFGFELLIKAYILQMFYNIIQFHSIENNELKKEDLLTTVRIKKILAFLEDNYQSPFSLSDWALSISLSKEQFCRIFKKHFNNTPIEYLINYRISKAADLLIQSELPIIDIAFETGFESANYFTITFKNKMHTTPKEYRRNNKKFL from the coding sequence ATGTTAGGTAATAAGGATTTAAAATCGCCTAATGACTTAAAAGAAAATATTTCACATGGAGATTTTTTATTTAGTCTTGCAGTGCACTTAACTGAACATAAAATCGCACTCGACATAATGTTATATTCTCATTGGCATGAAGAATTAGAAATTTTATATATAATTGAAGGAAGTATGCTGCTGCAAATTGATTTGCAATCATTTATTGTGAATAAAGGCGATATTATTATAATTCCACCAAACTTAATTCACGGAGCCTCACGTTGCAATAACTCTCCTTGTAAATTTTATGCAATAGTCTTTCATCCAAACTTAATTTCCAGCATTATTAATGATACTATTCAGCAAAATTACTTAGATCCTTATTTTATAAAATCAAACAAGAAATTTCTCTATATTAATAAGAGTTCTTGGGAATACGATAAAACATTTCACTACATAACAGCTATAATAGAAGCCTATTATTCAAAAGCTTTTGGCTTTGAACTTCTTATTAAAGCCTATATTCTACAGATGTTTTATAACATAATTCAATTTCATTCAATTGAAAACAATGAATTGAAAAAGGAAGATCTTTTAACAACGGTTCGAATAAAAAAAATTCTTGCTTTTCTAGAAGATAATTATCAAAGTCCCTTTTCTTTATCAGATTGGGCATTAAGTATCTCTCTAAGCAAAGAACAGTTTTGTAGAATTTTCAAGAAACATTTTAATAATACTCCTATTGAATATTTAATTAATTATAGAATCTCAAAAGCAGCTGATTTGCTTATACAATCTGAACTTCCAATTATAGATATTGCCTTTGAAACTGGATTTGAAAGTGCCAATTATTTTACTATAACCTTTAAGAATAAGATGCATACTACCCCTAAAGAATATAGACGTAATAACAAGAAGTTTTTATAA
- a CDS encoding alpha/beta hydrolase encodes MMVTTITFALTLIVISVIGLDISKKLNLLHKGFMFLYFIFAPHIVLLGYFFSERTQFGQDNSICKWIILTEMIIFILYLWMKVNIAPHTKKQIVNLRLRVMLGGRRIVLYGLYTAFIQTIIYLTGFTKIQSFGMPEYVLIADSIVVTVAILTLFVNGMLRILCTSRRLNIVKRLIVGFWSLIPIINVFVMLYACRIAGMEYDHECYKVINHEARVDSVVCKTKYPLVLVHGVGFRDLKYINYWGRIPKELIRNGATVYYGNQEAWGTVEYNAKDIKNKIMDIIKETGSEKVNIIAHSKGGLDSRYMISKLDMGDYVASLTMISSPHRGCKFVDIACKIPDKIYKAIARFFDKHYKILGDKNPDFYTASRQFSTYHSKKFNEEVRDVEQVYYQSYTSVVKNIFSDYVIAIPYIFVKLTEGENDGLVAIDSAKWGEFKGVLRNKGRRGISHGDIIDLRRDDYKGFDVIEKYVEIVSELKNKGY; translated from the coding sequence ATGATGGTCACTACAATAACTTTTGCATTAACGCTAATAGTAATTAGCGTCATAGGGTTAGATATAAGTAAAAAGTTAAATTTATTACATAAAGGGTTCATGTTTTTATATTTTATTTTTGCACCACATATTGTTTTGTTAGGGTATTTTTTTAGTGAGCGTACTCAATTTGGACAAGATAATTCTATATGCAAATGGATTATTTTAACGGAGATGATTATTTTCATTTTATATCTTTGGATGAAAGTAAACATAGCGCCACATACAAAAAAGCAAATTGTTAACCTAAGATTAAGAGTGATGTTAGGTGGAAGGCGTATTGTTTTGTATGGCTTATATACAGCGTTTATTCAAACCATAATATATTTAACTGGATTCACTAAAATACAAAGCTTTGGAATGCCTGAATATGTTTTGATTGCAGATAGTATTGTAGTTACAGTAGCAATTCTTACTTTGTTTGTAAATGGAATGCTAAGAATTTTATGTACTTCAAGAAGATTAAATATTGTGAAAAGGCTCATAGTAGGTTTTTGGAGTTTAATTCCTATTATTAATGTTTTTGTGATGTTATATGCTTGTCGTATTGCAGGAATGGAATATGACCATGAATGCTATAAAGTGATTAATCATGAAGCACGTGTTGATTCAGTGGTATGTAAAACAAAATATCCTCTTGTATTAGTGCATGGTGTTGGCTTTAGAGATTTAAAATACATTAATTACTGGGGAAGGATACCTAAAGAATTAATTCGAAATGGAGCAACAGTTTATTATGGAAATCAAGAAGCTTGGGGTACCGTCGAGTATAATGCAAAAGATATTAAAAATAAAATTATGGATATAATAAAAGAGACAGGCAGTGAAAAGGTAAATATTATTGCACATTCTAAAGGCGGCTTGGATTCTCGTTATATGATTAGCAAATTAGATATGGGTGACTATGTAGCATCTCTAACTATGATATCATCACCACATAGAGGTTGTAAGTTTGTTGATATTGCCTGCAAAATTCCTGATAAGATCTATAAGGCTATTGCAAGGTTTTTTGATAAACACTACAAAATCTTAGGTGATAAGAATCCTGATTTTTACACTGCAAGCAGGCAATTCTCAACCTACCATAGTAAAAAATTCAATGAAGAGGTTAGAGATGTTGAACAAGTATATTATCAAAGTTACACATCAGTAGTAAAGAATATTTTCAGTGATTATGTAATTGCAATACCTTATATTTTTGTAAAGCTTACTGAAGGGGAAAATGATGGCTTAGTGGCAATTGATTCTGCAAAATGGGGTGAATTTAAAGGAGTTTTGAGAAACAAAGGAAGACGTGGAATTTCTCATGGAGATATTATAGACCTAAGAAGAGATGATTATAAAGGCTTTGATGTAATTGAAAAATATGTAGAAATAGTATCGGAACTCAAAAATAAGGGATATTAG
- a CDS encoding MBL fold metallo-hydrolase, producing MLNFIGSGSAFNTEMGNTSAFVKQSSSLLLIDCGGTVFHRLQELNLLDGVENLYIIITHTHPDHVGSLGEVIFYSYYILKQIPTIFFPNKELIESFLTSIGVSSEMYKLNGVEIFEIIDVDDMKLGKFSIEFLPVSHVDTIPAYGFIMGLNDKSFYYSGDANNISVSVVNRIMSGEIDRIYQDICGLDYQGNNHLSLKKLCSILQPEYRNKIYCMHLDKHITNKEIRDNGFNVVEVYK from the coding sequence ATGCTTAACTTTATTGGTAGTGGCAGTGCCTTTAATACAGAGATGGGAAATACAAGTGCTTTTGTAAAGCAAAGTAGTAGCTTGCTTCTTATTGATTGTGGAGGAACTGTTTTTCATAGATTGCAAGAACTAAATTTATTAGATGGGGTTGAAAATTTATATATTATTATAACTCATACACATCCTGACCATGTTGGAAGCCTTGGAGAAGTAATATTCTATTCATATTATATTTTGAAACAAATACCAACTATTTTCTTCCCTAATAAGGAATTGATTGAAAGCTTTTTAACTAGCATAGGTGTAAGTTCTGAAATGTATAAACTTAATGGAGTTGAAATATTTGAAATAATAGATGTTGATGACATGAAGCTCGGGAAGTTCAGCATAGAATTTTTACCAGTTTCTCATGTTGATACAATTCCAGCATATGGATTCATAATGGGATTGAATGATAAATCATTTTACTACAGTGGTGATGCGAATAATATAAGTGTCAGTGTTGTTAATAGAATTATGAGTGGAGAAATTGACAGGATCTATCAAGATATCTGTGGGTTAGATTATCAAGGAAATAATCACTTATCATTAAAAAAACTTTGTAGCATATTACAGCCTGAATATAGAAATAAGATTTACTGTATGCATCTTGACAAACATATAACAAATAAGGAAATAAGAGACAATGGATTTAATGTTGTTGAAGTTTATAAATAA